One Gemmatimonadetes bacterium SCN 70-22 DNA window includes the following coding sequences:
- a CDS encoding integrase, whose product MTKHSDWLAAKRVQKPLRSPGRPPVGRREDRVRFWAAIARGLYPEMAVQEARVSWVVGARWFRHAGGMPPTHLAPSAPPLSGRYLSFAEREELALLRAQGLGVRDCARRMGRAPSTISRELRRNAARRGGCLDYKATTAQWHADRAAQRPKAAKLAVHPKLRQYVQDRLAGVIATPGGRRVHGPTVEWTGRKKGRRQHRRWGRAWSPAQIAHRLMLDFPDDPTMRISAEAIYQALYIQGRGALRQELTACLRTGRALRVPRGRTGRSGKHFVTPEILISERPPEVQDRAVPGHWEGDLILGLESSAIGTLVERTSRFTLLLHLPRMAGHTPGLRVTDTKNGPPLAGHGAAAVRDAITRAMKQLPTQLRRSLTWDQGAELAEHAALRLDTGLAVYFCDPRSPWQRGTNENTNGLLRQYFPKGTDLSAHSASELSAVALALNTRPRKTLGWRTPAEAFNDLLRSTHTTTVATTG is encoded by the coding sequence ATGACCAAGCATTCCGACTGGTTGGCGGCGAAGCGTGTGCAGAAGCCCCTGCGGTCCCCTGGACGCCCACCCGTCGGCCGACGCGAGGACCGTGTCCGCTTCTGGGCGGCTATTGCGCGTGGGCTGTATCCGGAGATGGCAGTGCAGGAGGCTCGGGTGTCGTGGGTGGTGGGGGCGCGATGGTTCCGGCATGCTGGTGGGATGCCGCCCACTCACCTCGCACCCTCCGCGCCGCCGCTCAGCGGTCGCTATCTCTCCTTCGCCGAGCGTGAAGAACTCGCGCTCCTGCGGGCCCAAGGCTTGGGGGTGCGGGACTGCGCACGGCGAATGGGCCGAGCCCCTTCCACGATCTCGCGGGAGCTTCGGCGTAACGCCGCGCGACGCGGAGGCTGCCTCGACTACAAGGCCACGACGGCGCAGTGGCACGCGGATCGCGCGGCGCAGCGCCCGAAGGCCGCGAAGCTGGCGGTCCACCCCAAGCTGCGGCAGTATGTGCAGGACCGCTTGGCCGGCGTGATCGCCACGCCCGGCGGCCGGCGGGTCCATGGGCCGACGGTTGAATGGACCGGCCGGAAGAAAGGGCGACGGCAGCACCGCCGCTGGGGCCGCGCGTGGAGCCCCGCTCAGATCGCGCACCGTCTGATGCTCGACTTCCCCGATGATCCCACGATGCGCATTAGCGCGGAAGCGATCTACCAAGCGCTGTACATCCAAGGCCGTGGGGCGCTCCGCCAGGAACTCACCGCGTGCCTGCGTACGGGGCGGGCGCTTCGCGTGCCGCGTGGCAGGACCGGGCGCAGCGGCAAGCACTTCGTCACACCCGAGATCCTGATCAGCGAGCGTCCGCCCGAAGTGCAGGATCGCGCCGTTCCTGGGCATTGGGAGGGCGATCTCATACTCGGCCTCGAGAGCTCCGCTATCGGCACACTGGTGGAGCGCACCAGCCGCTTTACCCTCCTGCTGCATCTCCCGCGGATGGCCGGCCACACGCCGGGTCTGCGCGTCACGGACACGAAGAACGGTCCGCCGCTCGCGGGGCATGGCGCTGCCGCCGTCCGCGACGCGATCACTCGCGCGATGAAGCAACTGCCCACGCAACTACGTCGTTCTCTGACGTGGGATCAGGGAGCTGAGTTGGCCGAACACGCGGCACTGCGCCTCGACACGGGGCTGGCCGTCTACTTCTGCGATCCGCGCAGTCCGTGGCAGCGTGGCACGAACGAAAACACTAATGGGCTGCTGCGCCAGTACTTCCCGAAGGGTACCGATCTCAGCGCACACAGCGCCTCAGAACTTTCCGCGGTTGCACTCGCGCTCAACACGCGTCCCCGCAAGACTCTTGGCTGGCGAACCCCTGCCGAAGCCTTCAACGACCTACTACGATCTACGCACACCACAACTGTTGCGACGACCGGTTGA
- a CDS encoding IS110 family transposase, with product MGEQTRGRRSPRTMPTIHAHAAGLDVGSTFHVVAVAPERADEPVRTLRSFTQDLRRLADWLHEVGVTTVAMESTGVYWIPVFEILEARGFEVLLVNARDVRNVPGRKTDVHDAQWLQQLHQFGLLRGSFRPQDRVVRLRALLRHREGLVAAAATYVQRMQKAMMQMNVQLHHVVTDITGVTGLKIIRDIVAGVHDPARLAAHRDAHCKQSLETIRQALIGNYRPEHLFALRQTLDLYDVLQAKIGECDVEIAHVLEQLTVDRAPPPTPLPKVRRATGKNDPRFDVRRVLYTLLGADLSQIHALGPYTILRMVSECGTDMTRWPTVKHFTSWLTLCPGSKISGGRVLSAKTRRSSNRGAVLLRIAAVNVGKTQSALGAFYRRLAARIGKAKAVTATARKLAVLFYNALRFGMTYIDPGVDYYEAKYRARVIDNLERRARQLGLQVVRPPPTADSRSFLGN from the coding sequence ATGGGCGAGCAGACGCGCGGGCGACGGTCCCCACGCACGATGCCGACGATTCACGCACACGCCGCCGGATTGGATGTCGGCTCCACGTTTCATGTCGTGGCGGTGGCCCCGGAGCGCGCGGACGAGCCGGTGCGCACGTTGCGGAGCTTCACGCAGGACCTGCGCCGGTTGGCGGACTGGTTGCACGAGGTGGGGGTGACGACGGTCGCGATGGAATCCACGGGCGTCTACTGGATTCCGGTGTTCGAGATCCTCGAGGCACGCGGCTTCGAGGTGCTGCTGGTCAATGCGCGCGACGTCAGGAATGTCCCCGGCCGCAAGACGGATGTGCACGATGCGCAGTGGCTGCAGCAGTTGCACCAGTTCGGGTTGTTGCGCGGCAGCTTTCGCCCGCAGGATCGCGTCGTCCGCCTGCGGGCGCTGCTGCGGCACCGGGAGGGGCTGGTGGCGGCGGCGGCCACGTACGTCCAGCGCATGCAGAAGGCGATGATGCAGATGAATGTGCAGTTGCATCACGTCGTCACGGATATCACCGGCGTGACGGGCCTCAAGATCATTCGCGATATCGTCGCCGGCGTGCACGATCCGGCGCGGCTCGCGGCGCATCGCGACGCTCACTGCAAGCAGTCGCTGGAGACGATTCGGCAGGCCTTGATCGGCAACTATCGACCGGAACATCTCTTTGCCTTGCGGCAGACGCTCGACCTCTACGATGTCTTGCAGGCCAAGATCGGCGAGTGTGACGTGGAGATCGCCCACGTGCTCGAGCAGCTGACTGTCGACCGGGCGCCGCCGCCGACCCCACTGCCCAAGGTGCGACGCGCGACCGGGAAGAATGACCCGCGGTTCGATGTGCGGCGCGTGCTGTACACACTCCTCGGCGCCGACCTGAGCCAGATCCATGCGCTCGGGCCGTACACGATTCTGCGCATGGTCAGCGAGTGTGGCACCGACATGACGAGATGGCCGACGGTGAAGCACTTCACCAGTTGGCTCACGCTCTGTCCTGGCAGCAAGATCTCCGGCGGGCGTGTCCTCAGTGCGAAGACGCGGCGGTCCTCCAATCGGGGCGCCGTGCTGCTGCGGATCGCCGCCGTCAACGTCGGGAAGACCCAGTCGGCGCTCGGCGCCTTCTACCGCCGGCTGGCGGCGCGCATCGGGAAGGCCAAGGCCGTCACGGCGACGGCGCGCAAACTGGCCGTCCTCTTCTACAATGCGCTGCGCTTCGGCATGACCTACATCGACCCCGGCGTCGACTACTATGAAGCGAAGTACCGAGCGCGGGTCATCGACAACCTGGAGCGCCGCGCCCGACAGCTGGGACTGCAAGTGGTCCGCCCCCCCCCAACCGCTGACAGCAGGAGTTTCTTAGGAAACTGA
- a CDS encoding glucose-6-phosphate dehydrogenase, with protein MRAAAPATPAETSADERAPALRAASCTVIIFGATGDLTRRKLMPALYALRCAGGLDSRCAVLGTGRTPLTEEEFRARMRHTATATPPEGGGVDDPRWQQLERRLHYIAGDPGDPALYPRLAAELEAMRQAGASPNHVFYVATPASVAGPIIEGLGAAGLGRNPHGWSRIVLEKPFGRDLASAHALNRVVNDVFPEDSVYRIDHYLGKETVQNLLVFRFGNSLFEPVWNRHYVEYVEITAVEALGVEHRAAFYEETGALRDMVANHLLQLVTLVAMEPPAVFDADAVRDQKVQVLRAIPPMTVDEVARRTVRGQYGAGMIDGAAVPGYREEPGVRAGSTVETFAAVELHVDNWRWAGIPFYIRTGKRLGRKMTEIRVHFRRTPQALFASTPAALAAPNLITIRIQPDEGITITFAVKEPGSAMRPRPVEAEFAYARVFPAALADAYTTLLHDAMRGDATLFTRRDEVEAAWRIITPIQEAWAQLPPPRFPDYAAGSDGPAAARSLVEGRRHQWCAIGAAGDPADGGNAD; from the coding sequence ATGCGAGCGGCGGCGCCGGCGACGCCTGCCGAGACCAGTGCGGACGAGCGCGCGCCGGCCCTGCGCGCGGCGTCGTGCACCGTGATCATCTTCGGCGCGACGGGCGACCTGACGCGCCGCAAGCTCATGCCCGCGCTCTACGCGCTGCGTTGCGCGGGCGGCCTGGACAGCCGCTGCGCGGTGCTCGGCACGGGACGCACCCCGCTCACCGAGGAGGAGTTCCGCGCGCGCATGCGCCACACCGCCACGGCAACGCCGCCGGAGGGCGGCGGTGTGGACGATCCGCGGTGGCAGCAGCTCGAGCGCCGGCTGCACTACATCGCCGGCGATCCGGGCGACCCGGCGCTCTACCCGCGCTTGGCGGCGGAGCTGGAGGCCATGCGGCAGGCGGGCGCGAGCCCGAACCATGTCTTCTACGTCGCCACGCCCGCCTCGGTGGCTGGGCCGATCATCGAGGGGCTCGGCGCTGCGGGTCTCGGGCGCAACCCGCACGGCTGGTCGCGCATCGTCCTCGAGAAGCCGTTTGGCCGGGATCTCGCCTCGGCGCACGCGCTGAACCGCGTGGTCAACGACGTCTTCCCCGAGGACTCGGTCTACCGCATCGACCACTACCTCGGGAAGGAGACCGTCCAGAATCTCCTCGTCTTCCGCTTCGGCAACTCGCTCTTCGAGCCGGTCTGGAACCGCCACTACGTCGAGTACGTCGAGATCACGGCGGTCGAGGCGCTCGGCGTCGAGCACCGGGCCGCGTTCTACGAGGAGACGGGCGCGTTGCGCGACATGGTCGCGAATCACCTGCTGCAGCTCGTGACGCTCGTCGCGATGGAGCCGCCGGCCGTCTTCGACGCCGACGCGGTGCGCGACCAGAAGGTGCAGGTGCTGCGGGCGATCCCGCCGATGACGGTCGACGAGGTGGCCCGGCGCACCGTGCGCGGCCAGTACGGCGCCGGCATGATCGACGGGGCAGCCGTCCCGGGCTACCGGGAGGAACCGGGCGTGCGGGCGGGCTCGACCGTCGAGACCTTCGCCGCGGTCGAGCTGCACGTCGACAACTGGCGCTGGGCGGGGATCCCCTTCTACATCCGCACGGGCAAGCGTCTCGGACGCAAGATGACGGAGATCCGGGTCCACTTCCGGCGCACGCCGCAGGCGCTCTTCGCGAGCACGCCCGCCGCGCTCGCGGCGCCGAACCTGATCACCATCCGGATCCAGCCGGACGAGGGGATCACGATCACCTTCGCGGTCAAGGAGCCCGGCTCGGCGATGCGGCCGCGCCCCGTCGAGGCGGAGTTCGCGTACGCGCGGGTCTTCCCGGCGGCGCTCGCCGACGCCTACACGACGCTCCTGCACGACGCGATGCGCGGCGACGCGACGCTCTTCACGCGCCGGGACGAGGTGGAAGCCGCCTGGCGCATCATCACGCCCATTCAGGAGGCGTGGGCGCAGCTGCCGCCCCCGCGCTTTCCCGACTACGCCGCAGGGAGCGACGGGCCGGCCGCGGCGCGGTCGCTGGTGGAGGGGCGCCGGCACCAGTGGTGCGCAATCGGCGCGGCCGGCGATCCGGCCGACGGAGGCAACGCGGACTGA
- a CDS encoding phosphogluconate dehydrogenase (NADP(+)-dependent, decarboxylating), producing MESGTTTPATADIGTIGLAVMGENLALNVADHGYRVAVWNRTPERVDDFLTRERGNQRLIGTHTLEEFVSRLSAPRRVLLMVKAGAPVDEMLERLAPHLAPGDVVIDGGNSHFADTQRREAALRARGLSFVGMGVSGGEEGARYGPSLMPGGPRPAYELLRPMLEAIAAKTDSGPCVTYIGPDGAGHFTKMVHNGIEYGIMQAIAEAYDLLRRGLRLPADEVAEVFAEWNGGPMASYLLEITSLVLRARDPETGRPLVEMILDQAGQKGTGKWTVQAALDLGVPIPTIAAGIDARALSAMKAERVRASEQIVSTRFADEARASAAGHHVAAEGRALVPAIGSALAAAASCAYAQGMALLRVASAEYRWNTDLREVARIWKGGCIIRARLLDPIMHAFERESDLPNLLLDPGIGLELLEAEAGWRRTAQMAAAHGIPVPALSASLAYFDAYRTAVLPQNLTQAQRDFFGAHTYQRVDRPEAGFVHTDWRAVLDQSVEADAAR from the coding sequence ATGGAATCGGGAACGACGACACCAGCGACAGCCGACATCGGCACGATCGGCCTCGCCGTGATGGGCGAGAATCTCGCGCTCAACGTCGCCGACCACGGCTACCGCGTGGCGGTGTGGAACCGCACGCCGGAGCGGGTGGACGACTTTCTCACGCGGGAGCGTGGCAACCAGCGCCTGATCGGCACGCACACGCTCGAGGAGTTCGTGAGCCGTCTGTCCGCGCCGCGTCGCGTGCTGCTCATGGTCAAGGCCGGTGCGCCGGTGGACGAGATGCTCGAGCGGCTGGCGCCGCACCTCGCGCCGGGCGACGTCGTGATCGACGGAGGCAACTCGCACTTCGCGGACACGCAGCGTCGCGAGGCCGCGCTGCGCGCCCGCGGCCTCAGCTTCGTCGGGATGGGGGTATCCGGCGGCGAGGAGGGCGCCCGCTACGGCCCGTCGCTGATGCCTGGCGGGCCGCGCCCCGCGTACGAGCTGCTGCGCCCCATGCTCGAGGCGATCGCTGCGAAGACGGACTCCGGGCCATGCGTGACCTACATCGGCCCCGACGGCGCCGGCCACTTCACGAAGATGGTGCACAACGGCATCGAGTACGGCATCATGCAGGCGATCGCCGAGGCGTACGACCTGCTACGCCGCGGCCTACGCCTCCCGGCCGACGAAGTGGCCGAGGTCTTCGCCGAGTGGAACGGTGGGCCGATGGCATCGTACCTGCTCGAGATCACGTCGCTGGTGCTCCGCGCGCGCGACCCCGAAACGGGGCGCCCGCTGGTCGAGATGATCCTCGACCAGGCCGGGCAGAAGGGCACGGGCAAGTGGACCGTTCAGGCCGCCCTCGACCTCGGCGTGCCGATCCCGACCATCGCGGCGGGGATCGACGCGCGCGCCCTCTCCGCCATGAAGGCCGAGCGCGTGCGCGCCAGCGAGCAGATCGTCAGCACGCGGTTCGCCGACGAGGCGCGCGCGAGCGCCGCCGGGCACCACGTCGCGGCCGAGGGGCGCGCGCTCGTGCCGGCCATCGGCAGTGCGCTCGCGGCGGCGGCGAGCTGCGCCTACGCGCAGGGCATGGCGCTGCTGCGCGTCGCCTCGGCCGAGTACCGGTGGAACACGGATCTGCGCGAGGTCGCCCGCATCTGGAAGGGCGGCTGCATCATTCGCGCGCGGCTCCTCGACCCCATCATGCACGCGTTCGAGCGAGAGTCCGACCTTCCAAACCTGCTGCTCGACCCGGGCATCGGGCTCGAGCTGCTCGAGGCGGAGGCGGGATGGCGCCGCACCGCGCAGATGGCGGCGGCCCATGGGATCCCCGTGCCCGCGCTGTCGGCGTCGCTGGCGTACTTCGACGCCTATCGCACCGCCGTGCTGCCGCAGAACCTCACGCAGGCCCAGCGTGACTTCTTCGGCGCGCACACGTATCAGCGCGTCGACCGGCCGGAAGCGGGCTTCGTGCACACCGACTGGCGCGCAGTCCTCGACCAGTCCGTAGAGGCCGACGCGGCGCGATGA
- a CDS encoding glycoside hydrolase family 1, with amino-acid sequence MGHDYPRQRVRVSGDRFMFATGIENSYPTIRLPDGTTQRVDEMAKAGHYDRWRDDFARVRELGLTYLRYGPPYYRTHVGPDRYDWDFTDETFAELRRLEITPIVDLCHFGVPDWVGSFQNPDWPAMFADYAQVFAARFPWVRLYTPVNEIFIAATFSAQYGWWNERLASDRAFVTALKHLVRANILAEVAILGVQPAALFIQSESTEYFHAAEPAAQPRADHFNQKRFLSLDLCYGHDVSAHMYEYLGDHGLTRDEYHWFLERGLAVKPYCIMGNDYYVTNEHLVRRDGTTVPSGDVFGYYVITRQYFDRYRLPVMHTETNLADADQAPGWLWKQWANMVRLKEDGVPIVGFTWYSLTDQVDWDTALREDNGRVNPLGLFDLGRNIRPVGEAYRRLVQQWRDLLPVGSLCLEMSRSLRPGRQEAG; translated from the coding sequence GTGGGGCATGACTACCCGCGGCAGCGGGTCCGCGTCAGCGGCGACCGCTTCATGTTCGCCACGGGCATCGAGAACAGCTACCCCACCATCCGGCTGCCGGATGGTACCACGCAGCGCGTGGACGAGATGGCCAAGGCCGGCCACTACGACCGCTGGCGCGACGACTTCGCGCGCGTGCGCGAGCTGGGGCTGACGTACCTGCGCTACGGACCGCCGTATTACCGCACGCACGTGGGCCCCGACCGCTACGACTGGGACTTCACCGACGAGACGTTCGCCGAGCTGCGGCGGTTGGAGATCACGCCCATCGTCGACCTCTGTCACTTCGGCGTGCCCGATTGGGTCGGCAGCTTCCAGAACCCCGACTGGCCCGCGATGTTCGCCGACTACGCGCAGGTCTTCGCCGCGCGCTTCCCGTGGGTGCGGCTCTACACACCGGTGAACGAGATCTTCATCGCCGCGACCTTCTCCGCGCAGTACGGCTGGTGGAACGAGCGGCTCGCCTCCGACCGGGCCTTCGTCACCGCCCTCAAGCACCTCGTCCGCGCCAATATCCTGGCCGAAGTGGCGATCCTCGGCGTGCAGCCGGCGGCGCTGTTCATCCAGAGCGAGTCGACCGAGTACTTCCACGCCGCCGAGCCGGCCGCCCAGCCGCGGGCCGACCACTTCAACCAGAAGCGCTTCCTGTCGCTCGACCTGTGCTACGGCCACGACGTGAGCGCCCACATGTATGAGTACCTGGGCGACCACGGGCTCACGCGCGACGAGTACCACTGGTTCCTGGAGCGCGGGCTCGCGGTCAAGCCGTACTGCATCATGGGCAACGACTACTACGTGACCAACGAGCACCTCGTGCGCCGGGACGGCACGACCGTGCCTTCGGGCGACGTCTTCGGCTACTACGTCATCACCAGGCAGTACTTCGACCGCTACCGCCTGCCGGTCATGCACACCGAGACGAACCTGGCCGACGCCGACCAGGCGCCCGGGTGGCTGTGGAAGCAGTGGGCCAACATGGTGCGCCTGAAGGAGGACGGGGTGCCGATCGTCGGGTTCACCTGGTACTCGCTCACCGACCAGGTGGACTGGGACACGGCGCTGCGCGAGGACAACGGCCGGGTGAACCCGTTGGGCCTCTTCGACCTCGGCCGCAACATCCGCCCCGTCGGCGAGGCGTACCGCCGGCTGGTGCAGCAGTGGCGCGATCTCCTCCCGGTGGGGAGCCTCTGTCTCGAGATGAGCAGGTCGCTGCGGCCCGGCAGACAGGAGGCCGGATAA
- a CDS encoding dTDP-glucose 4,6-dehydratase, which yields MEHGQGIVWPHFANMALGFWLITSAFALGLRDPRLQASDVVSGVLVLVLAALSLSRRPFWHLWAPWANSLVGVWLLFAPLVFWAPTAAGYANDTLVGTLVIVFAVLAPGMPMPVGMTMEPGPDVPPGWTYNPSSWPQRAPIIALALLGFFLSRQMTAFQLEHVATLTDPFFGNGTERVLTSDVSRAFPIPDAGLGAMAYMIEFLMGFMGDKRRWRTMPWMVTFFGILVVPLGVVSVTLMILQPVAVGAWCTPCLTAAVAMLIMVALTLDEVVAMGQFLVQARREGQSLWRVFWLGGTLRGLPDIGPTRPDVVSAKAMVWGVALPWNLLATAALGVWLMFAPATLGSTGAAAHSDHLVGALIVTVAAIALADVGRVARFINVLFGAWVIAAPWLLAGATPAARWSAAVAGALVILLSLPRGPVGERYGSWERFIR from the coding sequence ATGGAGCACGGACAGGGAATCGTCTGGCCGCACTTCGCGAACATGGCGCTCGGGTTCTGGCTCATCACCAGCGCCTTCGCGCTCGGGCTGCGCGACCCGCGGCTCCAAGCGAGCGACGTGGTCAGCGGGGTGCTGGTCCTCGTGCTCGCGGCGCTCTCGCTCTCGCGTCGCCCGTTCTGGCACCTGTGGGCGCCGTGGGCGAACTCGCTGGTCGGTGTCTGGCTGCTCTTCGCGCCCCTCGTCTTCTGGGCGCCCACCGCGGCCGGCTACGCCAACGACACGCTCGTGGGCACGCTGGTTATCGTCTTCGCCGTGCTGGCGCCGGGCATGCCCATGCCCGTGGGCATGACCATGGAGCCGGGCCCGGACGTGCCGCCCGGCTGGACGTACAACCCGTCGAGCTGGCCGCAGCGGGCGCCCATCATCGCGCTCGCGCTGCTGGGCTTCTTCCTGTCGCGGCAGATGACCGCGTTCCAGCTCGAGCACGTCGCGACGCTCACCGACCCGTTCTTCGGCAACGGCACCGAGCGCGTGCTGACGTCCGACGTGTCGCGCGCCTTCCCCATCCCCGATGCGGGGCTCGGTGCCATGGCGTACATGATCGAGTTCCTCATGGGCTTCATGGGCGACAAGCGCCGCTGGCGCACGATGCCGTGGATGGTGACGTTCTTCGGCATCCTGGTCGTCCCGCTCGGCGTGGTGAGCGTCACGCTCATGATCCTGCAGCCGGTCGCCGTCGGCGCCTGGTGCACGCCCTGTCTCACCGCTGCCGTCGCGATGCTGATCATGGTCGCGCTCACGCTCGACGAGGTGGTGGCGATGGGGCAGTTCCTCGTCCAGGCGCGGCGCGAGGGGCAGTCGCTCTGGCGTGTCTTCTGGCTCGGCGGCACGCTGCGCGGCCTGCCGGACATCGGCCCCACGCGCCCCGACGTGGTGAGCGCGAAGGCGATGGTGTGGGGGGTGGCGCTGCCCTGGAACCTGCTCGCCACCGCCGCGCTCGGCGTGTGGCTGATGTTCGCGCCGGCCACGCTGGGGAGCACGGGCGCGGCCGCGCACAGCGACCACCTCGTGGGCGCGCTGATCGTGACGGTCGCCGCGATCGCGCTGGCCGACGTCGGCCGCGTGGCGCGTTTCATCAACGTGCTCTTCGGCGCCTGGGTGATCGCCGCCCCGTGGCTGCTGGCCGGTGCGACGCCCGCGGCGCGGTGGAGCGCCGCGGTGGCGGGGGCGCTCGTGATCCTGCTCAGCCTCCCGCGCGGCCCGGTAGGCGAGCGCTACGGAAGCTGGGAGCGCTTCATCCGGTGA
- a CDS encoding nucleoside-diphosphate sugar epimerase has translation MTADNRIIIVTGSNGRIGDAVMRRFAGRFTDVVGFDRKAPNPPPPGCVYIPVEITSDEGVHEGLRTIRDHHGTHVAAVIHLAAYYDFFGRPSAMYDEVTVRGTGRLLRGLRALGFHVEQFVFSSTMLVHPPGEPGEFITEEWPLEPTWAYPESKVRTEQLILEERGDVPAVLLRISGVYDDLAHSIPLANQIQRIYERDLTSRLYSGSTAHGQSFMHMDDLVDAIERVVERRAALPPEIAILLGEPEALTYDELQHTIARLLRGSSKETIEIPSQLSAVTKAGAWVLDQIPGQEAFIKPWMIDRANDHYALDITRARTLLGWEPKRSLRETLPKMIAALLADPLGWYRENDLEPPKRLEREAAAQRHEVAEEAREDGEG, from the coding sequence ATGACAGCAGACAACCGGATCATCATCGTCACGGGCTCGAACGGCCGTATCGGCGACGCCGTGATGCGGCGCTTCGCCGGACGCTTCACCGACGTCGTCGGCTTCGACCGCAAGGCGCCCAACCCGCCGCCGCCGGGGTGCGTGTACATCCCCGTCGAGATCACGTCCGACGAGGGGGTGCACGAGGGGCTGCGCACGATCCGCGACCACCACGGCACGCACGTCGCCGCGGTGATCCACCTGGCCGCCTACTACGACTTCTTCGGCCGGCCGAGCGCGATGTACGATGAGGTCACCGTGCGCGGCACGGGGCGGCTGCTGCGGGGGCTGCGCGCGCTCGGCTTCCACGTGGAGCAGTTCGTCTTCTCGAGCACGATGCTCGTGCACCCGCCGGGGGAGCCCGGCGAGTTCATCACCGAGGAGTGGCCGCTGGAACCGACGTGGGCGTACCCGGAATCGAAGGTACGCACCGAGCAGCTCATCCTGGAGGAGCGCGGCGACGTCCCGGCCGTGCTGCTGCGCATCTCGGGCGTCTATGATGACCTGGCCCACTCGATCCCCCTCGCGAACCAGATCCAGCGCATCTACGAGCGCGACCTCACCAGCCGGCTCTACTCCGGATCCACCGCGCACGGCCAGTCGTTCATGCACATGGACGATCTGGTGGATGCGATCGAGCGGGTCGTGGAACGCCGCGCCGCGCTGCCTCCCGAGATCGCGATCCTCCTCGGCGAGCCGGAGGCGCTCACCTACGACGAGCTGCAGCACACCATCGCGCGGCTGCTCCGCGGCTCGAGCAAGGAGACGATCGAGATCCCGTCGCAGCTGTCGGCGGTGACGAAGGCGGGTGCCTGGGTGCTGGACCAGATCCCCGGGCAGGAGGCGTTCATCAAGCCGTGGATGATCGACCGGGCGAACGACCATTACGCGCTCGACATCACGCGCGCCCGCACGCTGCTCGGCTGGGAGCCCAAGCGCTCGCTGCGCGAGACGCTGCCGAAGATGATCGCGGCGCTCCTCGCGGATCCGCTCGGCTGGTATCGGGAGAACGACCTCGAGCCGCCGAAGCGGCTCGAGCGCGAGGCCGCGGCCCAACGGCACGAGGTCGCCGAGGAAGCGAGAGAGGACGGAGAAGGATGA
- a CDS encoding fructose-bisphosphate aldolase, whose protein sequence is MEMASTVDALVAPGKGILAADESQETIRRRFEPYGIEPTEENQRRYRQMLFTTPGLTDHISGVILFDETIRQSTDDGRPFVQLLAANGILPGIKVDAGATPLAGAPGERITEGLDGLRARLEEYRTLGARFAKWRAVITIGANRPSSYCLDANAHALARYAALCQEAGLVPIVEPEVLMDGTHSLERSFAVTEATLQHVFAAVRAQRVVLEHLLLKPNMVVPGPGGANRASVRDVAEATVRCLQRTVPAAVPGVVFLSGGQDAVLATAHLNAMNAMPEAHPWPLSFSFARALQAPALEAWRGEAANVVAGQRAFLHRLRCNAAASEGRYTAEMERERSAAALAGEQSD, encoded by the coding sequence ATGGAAATGGCAAGCACGGTCGATGCACTGGTCGCACCCGGCAAGGGCATTCTCGCCGCCGACGAGAGCCAGGAGACGATTCGGAGGCGCTTCGAGCCGTACGGCATCGAGCCCACCGAGGAGAACCAGCGCCGCTACCGACAGATGCTGTTCACAACGCCGGGACTGACGGACCACATCAGCGGCGTGATCCTGTTCGACGAGACGATACGGCAGAGCACCGACGACGGTCGGCCGTTCGTCCAGCTCCTCGCGGCGAATGGCATCCTCCCGGGGATCAAGGTGGATGCCGGCGCCACCCCGCTGGCCGGGGCACCGGGCGAGCGGATCACCGAGGGGCTCGACGGGCTGCGCGCGCGGCTGGAGGAGTACCGGACGCTGGGTGCCCGCTTCGCGAAGTGGCGCGCCGTGATCACGATCGGTGCCAACCGCCCGAGCAGCTACTGCCTCGACGCGAACGCGCATGCCCTCGCCCGATACGCGGCACTGTGCCAGGAGGCCGGGCTGGTGCCTATCGTCGAGCCAGAGGTCCTGATGGACGGCACCCACTCGCTGGAGCGGAGCTTCGCGGTAACGGAGGCGACGCTGCAGCACGTCTTCGCGGCCGTTCGAGCCCAACGCGTGGTACTCGAGCACCTCCTGCTCAAGCCCAACATGGTCGTACCCGGCCCGGGCGGTGCAAACCGAGCCAGCGTCCGCGACGTTGCCGAGGCGACGGTGCGCTGCCTGCAGCGAACGGTGCCAGCGGCGGTGCCAGGCGTCGTGTTCCTGTCCGGCGGACAGGACGCAGTGCTCGCCACCGCACACCTGAACGCCATGAATGCCATGCCGGAGGCGCATCCGTGGCCGCTCAGCTTCTCCTTCGCGCGGGCACTGCAGGCCCCCGCACTGGAGGCATGGCGTGGCGAGGCGGCCAATGTCGTGGCGGGGCAGCGGGCGTTCCTCCACCGTCTCCGCTGCAACGCCGCGGCCAGTGAGGGGCGGTACACAGCTGAGATGGAGAGGGAGCGGTCAGCCGCTGCGCTCGCGGGGGAACAGAGCGACTGA